In the Bos javanicus breed banteng chromosome 4, ARS-OSU_banteng_1.0, whole genome shotgun sequence genome, GAGAATGAGGTGGGTGCTCAGGACGGGGAGAATCAAAGCTCAgcaagtaagtcagagaaaggaagTGGAAAGCCCGAAGATCCGGGTGCACAGTGGGAAGCCAAGGCagcagaggggcaggaggaggaagtggggtcACTGGAGGAGGAaccagggggcggggagggggacacACCCAGCCGAGGAGGAGAAGAGAGCTGCATAGAACAAGGAGAGCGTGAGGGTCCCACTGCGCTGGCTCTGGTCGCCCCTGAGGTCTCTCCTCCCTGTGACCTGTCTCTAGAGGCCTCTTCTCCCCTGAGCAGGATCCCGGGGACTCAAACAGAGCCTGGAGCCGAGGTTCCATCCCCCATAGCTCCGAGTCCTGCCCCAGAACCCACAGGATGCTCCCACCAGCCCTTTTCTTTACCTGGTTCCTGTCCTGCCGAGGAGTCCCTGGACCCAGAAACTGCTCATCGCCACCAGCAAGAGGGCTCTGAGCTGGGGCAGGAGACCGCACGCAGCGTGGGGGCAGAGGTGGTCTCTGCCTACAGTCCCTCTGCGACCCCTCCAAGGAGCCCAGAGGCAGCTGCACCCAGTCCTCCTGAAGGGCCCCCTGGCACGGCTGCCACACCGCTGGCCCGTCCCCTGGCTGCCTCTCCCAGGAGGGAGCCTCCTGTCCTTGCCTGTTCTCCAGAAACCTCCAGAGCCTCTTGCCCGACTGACAGTCCATCTCCCCGTGGGGCTCCTGAGACTCCCCCAGCAGCCTGCTACGGCTTCCCCTTGGCGGGCCGGGCCAACCCCCCGGGGTCCCTGGGCAGCCCCACCGGAGCGGTCCAGCCCGTGAGGAGCAACTCCTTCCCCGGGTCTCATGGGACAGAGCCAGCCCCACACCTGGCGGGAATATCCCTGTCCTCCTCCCACTCAGAGTTGCCCCAGAGGCCTCCCAAACCTGTCATCTATGGCTCTGTGCTCCCAAGAAGGGGCAGGAGAACTCTAAGGGACTGTGCCATCATTCCGGAAGCCTCGAGTTCACCACCCGCTCTGGGGCAGGACTTTGGAGAACCGGCTTCAAATCCAGCCACGGCCGGCAGCCCCCCTGACAGTCAGCCGTGGGGACCCACGAAGCACTGGGCCTTTgcccccgggtctcctgcctgtggctcctccccagcccctgcagccCCCATGGACCTGATGATCCATGAACCTCCGCCCCTGCCTCCCCTGGAGAGAAGGCACGTCCAGCCCTCCACGGTGGAGCCAGACGGCCATCCCCCTGCGGTGATCCCCATGCTGAAGCGGTACAGCCATCCTCCACCACTCACCCTGGGTCCGGGGCTCCACGGCCCCCCCAGGGTACCCCCAGCCCACATTCCTGACCCCTTGGTGGCGAGGGAGCACCGACCGCTGCCCTCCACGCCGGACGCGCCACCCCACACTCAGCACTCTGTCTCTTCCAGGCAGAGATACAACAAGCCgttaccccccacccccgacgccccccagccccaccacccccTTGTCTTGTCGAGCATCTCAAGGATCTACAAGCCTCTCCCTCCTGTCCCTATCCTGGATTCTCCTACTGAACCACCCCCTCTGCCCCCAAAGTCCAAGGGGAAGGGCAGGAGCTCGCAGGGAGGACTCGTGAACTCAGGGGATCAAGGCAGGCCGAGGCCTGTTTGTCAAGAGTGGACCGTCTCCACCCCACCTTCTGCAGGACGGGTCTCCTGGCCTCCAGCCACAGGCCGGTCAACCGACCCTTTGGCTTCCGTCGGCAGGTGTAAGAGTGATACGCCCCCGGGCCTGGCTTTCAGTAACATGACGGCCCTTCTACACCCATCTTCCCCgaccaccccatggactccagagGTCCAGCGACCCACCTCTGAACCCGGGCTCTCAGAAGAGTCTGACGCCCCTGCCAGAGGGTCTTGGAGAAGAACAGCCCCCCAGGAAGGAAGCAATGGCCTGAGGAGGTCAGAGGTAGGCCCGGTGAGGCAGCCGGAGAAATCGGGCCAcatcctcctggagaaggcatCGAGCTGGCCCCATCGACGGGACCCGAGAAGGCCAGTGGAGGGCGGCAGTGAGGCGGCGGCGGTCCCCGGTGAAGGGTCAAGTAAGCACAAGGACTGGCACCGGCAGGGCCTGCGAAGACCCTCCATCCTCCCCGAGAGCCCTGTAGGTGAGTGCGGAGCCGGGACCGCGGTACCTCGCCTCAGAGCAGACTCTGTCCGGCTCTCCCCTCCTCATCTGTCTTCTGTCCTCCAGGCTCCTACTGGTCCCCCTGCTGGCTTCCCTCACCCATGTACCCAGCCCCAGGCAGAGGAAAGTCCTCTAAAACATCTCTGAGCTCATGGCGAGGCTCTTTCTTCTCCCCTTCCGTCTCTCTCGCTCTACTGTGGGGTGCACTTTTATGGTGCATCTCTGTTTGCCAACATTGTTCTGgaaccttcccctcccccacccctgagtACTTTCCAGTTACAAACACTTGCTCGATGCCCTTCCACTAGCAGAGAAGGCATCTTCTACTTGTCTGGTTCACATTCTGACGCAATGGGAGCAGATCTGGTACCAGTGTCCTCAAATGCTTTTGACTTTGGCTCTTCCCTTTCTCACAGATGCCCAGTTGAACCTTTAACCCAACCCCCATGCCTACATGTCTCACTCTAGGTCTTAGGTTCCTTGGCTCCGTCTGAACACCCCCTCGAAATCTCGGTTACTTTATCCGTTTTCCATTTTCAGACACAAGAGGTCCCGCCATGGAAGGATCCCCTGGCCTGTCGGACGCCATTGTTTTCCGGTGAGTCACCCTCTCTCCCAATGGGTacagttttctctctttcctagGATACTGAGATTTTTATTAGCTGGCAAAGGTGCTGAGATCATGTCTTTTCCAGGGGTAGGGAGGGGAAGGGACCGACACCAGGATTCCAGGGTAGGGAGATCTTTCGTCTACCTGGTTCTTGCAGCTGAATCCCGGTCTCCTATCCATCTAGACCCTTTGGCTGTGAACTAAACCCCGCCATAAAAGTTCAACCTGACATCCATAAGAGCGTCGAACTATGCAGAAGTGTGTCAGGCTACAGCTTGCCTCTCCAGAGGCTTTGGCCTTGATATTCTAGCACATGTCCCAGTGGTCAGAGATTATCTTATTTATCGTCACTTGGGGCTTCTCCATGTCTGATGGCCAGCAAACACCATGGAGCCCTTCTTTATCCCACAGGGAGAAAAAGCCAAAGGAGGTGATGGGAAACTTTTCAAGACGGTGCTCCAAGCTTATCAACTCCTGTGAGTACCTTGAAATATGACTGTGGACCTGCGTGAGTGTTCTTCCTGAGCCGGAGAGGGGTTCGTAGTCATCAGCAGTGGGACTTGGCCAACTGTAGGGAGACATGCCAGGAGAGCCACGGGGCTTGGTGACCTGTTTCGGAGCCTCAACTCCCTATCTCCCtaattctctccctctcctgcacCTCTTCACCCCTGTAGCTCAGCTGCTTTACCAGGAGTACAGTGATGTGTTTCTGAACAAGGAGATTCAGAGCCAGCAGCGGTTGGACAGCCTGACGGAATCACCGGGGCCCATCTCGCCCCGGCAGCCCCGAAAGGCCCTGGTCTCCTCGGAGTCCTACCTGCGTCGCCTCTCCATGGCCTCCAGCGGCTCCCTGTGGCAGGAGATCCCCGTGGTGCGCAATAGCACTGTGCTGCTCTCCATGACCCATGAAGACCAGAAGCTCCAGGAGGTACcaccagggtggggtggggcaggggctgcaGAAGGGAAAGCAGGGTCTCCTCTGTTCACGTCCATGTCTCCtactcaccaccaccaccaccaccaccatgaccgGGGTGTCCCTACCACACTCACCACCGTGACACTGGGTCACCCCCAGCTTGCTGGGTTCGAGTTGCTTTGTGAACATCACCACTCTCCCTCCTATCTACCTCCTCCTCACTCCATCAACCATTTACTGCTCCGTGCTATTGGTCTGAGCTCATACAAAGTGACCATGCCCCTGAATTTGATGGGAGAAGTATACACTCAATCTCATTAGTCTAGCTTCAGGCTAGACTTAAATTTCCCTCTTCAACCAAAGGTTCAGCCTACACTGAAGTTTTCCTCTTCAACCAAGACACATGCAGGGGCTTTTTGGTGTTGCCTTGGTGAGTGGCCCTTGCAGCtgttctgtggttcatgggtttCATAGAAGCTTTTGAATGACCATCAAGCTCTGCTTGGTCCTTCCTTCCATTAGCAAGACTACAGTAAAGGCTGTTGGTCTCATGTTAAGTTACTgtcattaatatattttacatggAGTGCTtatcttaaaaatcaatttaaaatatggGTTAAACCTTTCTTCCTGGAAAGATGACATGGCACAATGGAGAGGCATTATGGAACAATGTTTAAGCATTTCAGTTCTGGCTTAAATGACCTGGACCCACTTTAATATATACTAGCTATTTAACTTGGGCCAAATTATtgagctggccaaaaagttcattcaggattttccataagatgttaaggaaaaatccaaataaactttttggctaGCCCAATACTTGATCTTTCCAAGCTTCTGTTTCGTTTGTAAAACTTGGTTGCAAAGAATTTCTGGGAGAATCAGAATTCTAAATTCTATTTACAGTATTTATAGCAGTAcgatttacaatggccaagacatggaagcaacctacatgtccattaaCAAATGAAgggctaaagaagatgtggtgtgtatacaaacatactcacagacatagaaaacaaatttatagttaccaagAAAGAgtataaattaggagcttgggttTAGtagatgcacactactatatataaagttataaacAAGGACTAACTGTGTATCGGGGActaattcaatattttgtaataacctataatggaaaagaatctgtaaaagaaTACATaggtgtgtatgcatatgtatgtatcagtcagttcagttcagtcgctcagtcatgtccaactctttgcaaccccatggactgcagcatgccaggcctccctgtccatcaacaactcctggagtttatccaaactcatgtccattgagtcgatgatgccatccaaccatctcatcctctatcgtccccttctcctcctgctcccaatccctcctagcatcagtgtctttttgaatgagtcagctcttcgcattaggtggccaaagtattggagtttcagcttcagcatcagtccttccaatgaacacccaggactgatcttcttcaggatggactggttggatctccttgcagtccagggcactctcaagagtcttctccaacaccacagttcaaaagcatcaatttttcagtgctcagctttctttatagtccaattctcacatccattcatgactactggaaaaaccatagccttgactagacggacctttgttggcaaagtaatgtctctgctttttaatatgctgtctagttttcattccaatcccaaagaaaggcaatgccaaagaatgctcaaactaccacacaattgcactcatctcacatgctagtaaagtgatgctcaaaattctccaagccagacttcagcaatacttgaaccgagaacttcctgatgttcaagctggttttagaaaatgcagaggaaccagagatcaaattgcaaacatccgctggattatggaaaaagcaagaaagttccagaaaaacatctatttctgttttattgactatgccaaagcctttgtgtggatcacaataaactgtggaaaattctcagagatgggaataccagaccacttgacctgcctcttgagaaacctatatgcaggtcaggaagcaacagttagaactggacatggaacaacagactgattccaaataggaaaaggagtacgtcaaggctgtatattgtcaccctgctggtttaacttatatgcagagtacatcatgagaaatgctggactggaagaagcacaagctggaatcaagattgccaggagaaatatcaataacctcagatatgcagatgacaccacgcttatggcagaaagtgaagaggaactcaaaagcctcttgatgaaagtgaaagtggagagtgaaaaagttggcttaaagctcaacattcagaaaactaagattatggcatctggtcccatcacttcatgggaaataaatggggaaacagtgaaaacagtgtcagactttattttttggggctccaaaatcactgtagatggtgactgcagccatgaaattaaaagacgcttactccttggaaggaaagttatgaccaacctagatagcatattcaaaagcagagacgttactttgccaacaaaggtccgtctagtcaaggctatggtttttccagtggtcatgtatggatgtgagagttggactgtgaagaaggctgagtgccgaagaattgatgcttttgaactgcggtgttggagaagactcttgagagtccattggagtgcaaggagatccaaccagtccattctaaaggagatcagccctgggatttctttggaaggaatgatgctaaagctgaaactccagtactttggccacctcatgcaaagagttgactcattggaaaagactctgatgctgggagggattgggggcaggaggagaaggggacgacagaggatgagatggctggatggcatcactgactcaatggacgtgagtctgggtgaactccgggagttggtgatggacagggacggctggtgtgctgcgattcatggggttgcaaagagttggacacaactgatcaactgaactgaactgaactgaggttggtcataactttccttccaaggagtaagtgtcttttaatttcatggctgcagtcaccatctgcagtgattttggagcccagaaacataaagtcggccactgtttccccatctatttgccatgaagtgatgggacctgatgccatgatcttagttttctgaatgttgagctttaagccaactatttcagtctcctctttcactttcatcaaaaggctttttggttcctcttcactatctaccataagggtggtatcatctgcgtatctgaggttattgatatttctcccggcaatcttgactccagctgtgcttcttccagtccagcatttctcatgatgtactctgcatataagttaaataagcagggtgacaatatatagccttgacatactacttttcctatgtggaaccagtctgtagttccatgtccagttctaactgttacttcctgacctgcatacagatttctcaggaggcaggtcaggtggtctgatagtcccatttctttgagaaatttccacagtttattgtgatccacacagtcaaaggctttggcatagtcaataaagcagaaatatgtatgtatatacatatgtattttgcatgtgtatatatatgtgtgtgtaactgaattcTGTACtctgctatacacttgaaacattgtaaatcaactatacgtcaattgaaaaataatttttaaaaagttcctagTGCATAGTAATCAGTCAAAAGatgtttgtctctctttttattgaagtataaatgatttacagtattatattagtggTTTAGTATTTTTAtaggttattttttatttaaagttataagaaaataatggctatatttccttgtgctgtgcaatatatcctgttgcttatttattttatacataatagtgtttACCTCTTAATCTCAAAGGCTTATCTcgcccttctcctcttccttatCCGCACTGGTGATCCTAGTTGTTCTCATATAtgcgagtctgtttcttttttattatatacatatatttgttttatttttaggttccacatacagTAGTCTACAGAACATagactatttgtttttctctttctaacttatttcactaagcataatactctttccatccatgttgttggaaatggcatgatttcattatttttatggccaagtaatattccattgtgtgtgtgtgtgtgtgtatttgtatgtatgtatgtatactacatcttctttatccattcatctgttgatagacacttaggttgttttgatatcttggctcttgtaaatagaGCTggtatgaacattggggtacattaatctttttgaattagtgttttcattttctttgatatatatccaggagtggaattcctgaatcatatgttagttctatttttagttttttgagatactaccataatgttttccatagtgactgcacctaTTTACAATCTCAGCAACACTGTGCTaggattctcttttcttcaaATCTTTGCCAATAAttgttatttgtagacctttAGATGATGGCcatttgacaggtgtgaggtgatttcTTATAATGTTGATtgccatttctctgatgattagcagtGTTAAGCAtttcttcatgtgcctgttggctatctgtatatcttctttggagaaatgtctattcaggtcatctgtctattttttaatcaggttgtttgctttttcggtattgagttttatgagctgtttatatactTTGGGTGTTAAGCCACTGTCAATCACATAATTTgcaataggttgtctttttgtttgtcaGTGGTTTCATTTGCTATGCCAAAggttttaggtttaattaggcctcatttgtttatctttgcttttatttattttgccttaggTGACAGATCCAAAAacatattgctacaatttatgtcaaagagtgttctgcctatgttttttagGCATTTTTTGggttctggtcttacatttaggtctttaattcattttgagttggtatataatgtaatccctatcaagagacccatgacatttttcacagaactagaataaataatgctaaaatttattttttatagtctATTCTATAgactaaaatttatgtggaaccacaaaagaccccaaattgcAAAGgaattttgaggaaaaaagaataagctAGAGGTGTCATGCTCCTTGATTTCAGACTATCCTGCAAAGTTTCAGTAATCAGTATTGTACTGGCACtaaaacagatacatagatcaatgtAGAGTAGAGAGCCCAGAACTGAATGCATCCACTTATGGcctatttgttgttgctgttcagttgctcagttgtgttggactctttgtgaccccatggactgcagcccaccaggcctccctgtccatcaccatctccctgagtttgctcagactcatgtccattgagtcagtgatgccatccaaccatctcatcctgttttccccttctcctcctgccttcaatctttcccagcatcagggtcttttccaatgagtaggctcttcacatcaggtggccaaagtattgggttttcagcttcagcgtcagtccttccaatgaatattcaggactgtttccctttaagattgactggtttgatcttcttgctgtctaagggactctcaagagtcttctccaacaccacagttcaaaagcatcaattcctcggtgttcaaccttctttatggtccaactctcacatccatacatgactgttggagaaaccatacctttgactagacggacctttgtcagcaaagtgacgtctctgcttttttatacacCGTCTacctttgtcatagcttttcttccaaggagcaagcaccttttaatttcatggctgcagtcatcatctgcagtaattttggagcccaagaaaataaagtctgtcactgttttcctttattttatggtCTATTAATCTATTACAAAGGAGGCGAGTCTATGTAATGGAGTTAAAGACATAAGTGGTGTCTTCACAAGtgatgctaggaaaactggacagctccacGTAAAAGAATGAGCTTAGGACATTTCCTgacactatatacaaaatatgtaCTGTTTAGTTTCAAGTCAAActgacctgagtttgaatcctgtaTTTACCATTTACTAgcagaaggcgatggcaccccactccagtactcttgcctggaaaatcccatggacagaggagcctggtgggctgcaatccatggggtcgctaagagtcggacatgactgagcgacttcactttcacttttcactttcatgcattggagaaggaaatggcaacccactccagtgttcttgcctggagaatcccagggacggtgggctgccgtctatggggtcgcacagagtcggacacgaccgaagcgacttagcagcagcagcagcagcagtagcagcagtataacCTTAAGTTATATAATGAGtaaatctgtttcctcatctaaaaatcAAGGATGATAATGACTACTTTGAAGAGTTGCTGAATGGTTTAAGTGAAAGAATGCTCATATAACCCTGAGCATGGTGTCTggtacattgttgttgtttagtcaccaagctgtatccaactctttgcaagtccatggactgtagcctgccaggctcctctgtgcatggcgtttcccaggcaaaaatactggagtgttccttctccaggggatcgtcccaacacagggatcgaaacccacatctcctgcattggcaggtgggttcttaaaccctgagtcaccagagaagcccatctgGTACATAGTTTGATACATGTTAGTACCATAGTCTTCCCCCTATAAGGGAAGTGGGAAGGAGTAAAATTTTGGCTATAAGGACTTATAATAACAGTGCTTTTACCAAGCTAAATAGGTAaacatttttaggtttttttgaAGCTCAGACCTGAGCGCCTTGTGCTGACCCCAACTTTTAAAGCATGCGGGAGATATTTAGAAAATCACTAGTTGGCCCATATGTATGGGCCAGTGAGTGGGCAGGTGATATGAACCCTATAGCTCTTTCACCAACACCAGAATTCAAGGAAGTCTGCCAGCATTCCTGGGCCAGCGCGGGCCTCACGTTTCTGAGAAGAAAAGCCTCTGTGCTTATACACATGCATTCCTTTCCTGAATTAGCACTTCTGGGAAAAGGTGCTTTCACTGACTCCATTTCTTTTGcctgtcacaatttttttttttttttttttgtgaggaGGGGGCCACTGTATCAACACAGACAAGAaacctgaggttcagagaggttaaatgagcCACCCAAAGCCAtataatgaatgagtgaatatttGAGCCAGGATGCATGTGAAGTGCTGTGTGTGAGTGGCCTCCAGCCATGCCATTAGTTATCCACGTCATCTCCCAGGTGTGTGCGtgccctttctcttttctgtccaTGCATCTGTCTTGAAGCTGCATGCTTGGGTGATGAACTTGAGCAGCCCAGCTAGAGAACAGGGCTGTGAGTCATTGTGCCTCCTGCTAGAACTTCCCAACAATTGGAATGTTTCCATTAAACCACAATTGCACCATCTAAACCTCAAATATCCTGCTTCCTTCCATTGCTCCTCAAACCCCAAGTTACCTTCATCACCTAAATCTATTCCTCTTCCAGAGATCTCTAGATCATTTAGGAACTCTATCACTCACCCAGTTgaagtgtgttagtctctcagtcatgtcctactcttggcaaccccatggactgtagcccgccaggctcctctgtccatgggacttcccagacaagaatactggagtgggtagccctttccttctccaggggatcttcctgacccagggatcaaacccaggtcttctacattgaagagagattctttaccctctgagtccccagggaagaAGCCCCAGTTACCAAACTCAAAAACAGGCAT is a window encoding:
- the ARHGEF5 gene encoding rho guanine nucleotide exchange factor 5, encoding MEAEEPQHGASTPIPARAEFPVIWAAPMRSSKTPALEPAAEEGEDPRCQWAEGCTLLETQQRHVRDENDRAAESMTSLLNEASPEVETDQETLMAEACDDTPSCQEAGPWSLEDRQARMPASLDFLACPDQGDCLDTASVSRDLDTSVEVDFKPELTSLILETGQAEGKEETSSNAYARTRHRPSCDDEHPAETSRPLEDSECGPARQESPGLVCLQGTEGLEEGGPQGEAAGSAGLSGAPEQMGEQVKGAEEEGRQKQQQMQNDMVLEDPGEREGWCCGEELGGLSYGEWDWRTWSHGDPEQGEQKGRELTGPEENEVGAQDGENQSSASKSEKGSGKPEDPGAQWEAKAAEGQEEEVGSLEEEPGGGEGDTPSRGGEESCIEQGEREGPTALALVAPEVSPPCDLSLEASSPLSRIPGTQTEPGAEVPSPIAPSPAPEPTGCSHQPFSLPGSCPAEESLDPETAHRHQQEGSELGQETARSVGAEVVSAYSPSATPPRSPEAAAPSPPEGPPGTAATPLARPLAASPRREPPVLACSPETSRASCPTDSPSPRGAPETPPAACYGFPLAGRANPPGSLGSPTGAVQPVRSNSFPGSHGTEPAPHLAGISLSSSHSELPQRPPKPVIYGSVLPRRGRRTLRDCAIIPEASSSPPALGQDFGEPASNPATAGSPPDSQPWGPTKHWAFAPGSPACGSSPAPAAPMDLMIHEPPPLPPLERRHVQPSTVEPDGHPPAVIPMLKRYSHPPPLTLGPGLHGPPRVPPAHIPDPLVAREHRPLPSTPDAPPHTQHSVSSRQRYNKPLPPTPDAPQPHHPLVLSSISRIYKPLPPVPILDSPTEPPPLPPKSKGKGRSSQGGLVNSGDQGRPRPVCQEWTVSTPPSAGRVSWPPATGRSTDPLASVGRCKSDTPPGLAFSNMTALLHPSSPTTPWTPEVQRPTSEPGLSEESDAPARGSWRRTAPQEGSNGLRRSEVGPVRQPEKSGHILLEKASSWPHRRDPRRPVEGGSEAAAVPGEGSSKHKDWHRQGLRRPSILPESPVDTRGPAMEGSPGLSDAIVFREKKPKEVMGNFSRRCSKLINSSQLLYQEYSDVFLNKEIQSQQRLDSLTESPGPISPRQPRKALVSSESYLRRLSMASSGSLWQEIPVVRNSTVLLSMTHEDQKLQEAKFELIVSEASYLRSLHIAVDHFQHSEQLRATLSNQDHQWLFSRLQDVRDVSTMFLSDLEENFENNIFTFQVCDVVLNHAPNFRRVYLPYVTNQTYQERTFQSLLNSNSSFREVLEKLESAPICQRLSLKSFLILPFQRITRLKLLLQNILKRTQPGSAEEAEATKAHHALEELIRDCNNNVQRMRRTEELIYLSQKIEFECKIFPLISQSRWLVKSGELTALELSVSQALRRKLTTRPVHLHLFNDCLLLSRPREGSRFLVFDHAPFSAVRGEKCEMKLHGAHKNLFRLFLRRNAQGSQAEFLLRTETQSEKLRWISALAMPREELDLLECYDSPQVQCLRAYKPRENDELALEKADVVMVTQQSSDGWLEGVRLSDGEQGWFPLQQVEFISNPEVRARNLKEAHRVKTAKLQLVEQQT